The genomic DNA GTGTCCTGGTTGTCTGCTCAACTCCGCCTGCGCCTTCGCCTATGTCTTTGCCACCGGCCGGGTTCCGGGAGCAGGGAGGTTTGCGAGCCTGGAAAGCGTTCCCCGCCCGTTCCTCTTTGAGCCGCCACCGGGAGAGCCCGTAACATACCGGCCCGGAGAACCATTCGAATTTGGCCTGACCCTCTTCGGGCGAGGCATGGAGTACCTGCCCTACTTCATCGTTTCGTTCAAGGAACTGGCTGGGAAGGGCTTGGGAATCGGGCGGGGGCGAGCTGACCTGGAGCGGGTTTCATCTGAGGGACGATTGGTCTACGAGCCGTCGGACGGCATGGTACGGCAAGTGGAGAACACGCTCGGCGGGACCGAAGCGCTGGCCCGGGTGAAATCCCGGCTCGGAGGCCGGCTTCCCGTAGAGCGGATCCGGCTTCATTTCGAGACCCCGACGAGACTCAAGTACGGAGAACACCTCGTCGATCGGCCAACATTCGAAGTCCTGGTGAGGGCCCTGTTGCGCCGGGCCTCGGCCCTGGCGTCACTGCACGGCGGGCATGATTTGGATCTTGACTACCACGCCCTGATCGGCGAGGCCAAGGCCGTCAGGACTGTCTGCGACGAGACAACGTGGGTTGACTGGGAACGCTACTCGGCCCGTCAGGGCACGCCAATGAAGCTGGGCGGAATCGTTGGGGAGGT from Bacillota bacterium includes the following:
- the cas6 gene encoding CRISPR system precrRNA processing endoribonuclease RAMP protein Cas6, whose amino-acid sequence is MEYLPYFIVSFKELAGKGLGIGRGRADLERVSSEGRLVYEPSDGMVRQVENTLGGTEALARVKSRLGGRLPVERIRLHFETPTRLKYGEHLVDRPTFEVLVRALLRRASALASLHGGHDLDLDYHALIGEAKAVRTVCDETTWVDWERYSARQGTPMKLGGIVGEVEYAGDLTPFAPFLAVGEWIHVGKNATFGLGKYTVVAGG